The following proteins are encoded in a genomic region of Nicotiana sylvestris chromosome 4, ASM39365v2, whole genome shotgun sequence:
- the LOC104212768 gene encoding uncharacterized protein isoform X2 produces MVELKAKWLKKAVIPSTVIEHPSPGNLQSTRLALHVNDDNNSSCWVYVASGCHIYRLLIPMKSSLINLGKGDLLIPEQCEVLEASVVNRCPHRSEIQSIVLAETESTGCLTLGSVDSYGHLIVSRLDASSKDVNRLTYSVSPRDCGVGEGSWAGLCFNPTQWSMAAVAHSFSKTVDVYDQDIHLRTLRTLSYPSSLMFIQSFSGGGESSVLAIAEGCQLSIWDLRMNEKGGCVRRICGSVGDILYAVCNSSKGTIATGGADRTVTVYDPRRWSAISRWLNCSKYEVFCGRWRESKKIFSYRGDSNWLGFSKCSDRDVLGGWCDSGSIFVADIHGVN; encoded by the exons ATGGTGGAGTTGAAAGCAAAGTGGTTGAAGAAAGCAGTGATTCCTTCCACTGTTATAGAGCATCCTTCCCCGGGCAATCTCCAGTCTACTCGTCTTGCCCTTCAT GTGAATGATGATAACAATTCTTCTTGTTGGGTCTATGTAGCTTCTGGTTGCCATATTTACAGACTTCTT ATTCCGATGAAAAGTTCACTGATCAACCTAGGAAAGGGGGACCTCCTAATTCCTGAACAATGTGAG GTTCTAGAGGCCTCAGTGGTCAATCGCTGCCCCCATCGGTCAGAAATCCAAAGCATAGTGCTAGCTGAAACTGAAA GCACTGGTTGCTTAACACTGGGAAGCGTGGATTCTTATGGTCACCTTATTGTCTCAAGATTAGATGCCAGTAGTAAAG ATGTCAACAGGCTTACGTATTCTGTCTCTCCTCGAGATTGTGGTGTTGGAGAAGGTAGCTGGGCAGGCCTTTGCTTCAACCCTACTCAATGGTCCATG GCAGCTGTGGCTCACAGTTTCTCCAAAACCGTAGATGTTTATGACCAAGATATTCATCTCCGCACTTTACGTAC ATTGTCGTATCCATCATCACTTATGTTCATCCAAAGTTTTTCTGGAGGGGGTGAAAGCTCTGTATTAGCAATTGCAGAAGGTTGCCAG CtgtcaatatgggacttgagaaTGAATGAAAAAGGTGGTTGCGTGCGTCGAATCTGTGGATCAGTAGGAGATATCTTGTATGCAGTCTGTAATTCTTCAAAAGGTACTATTGCAACTGGTGGAGCTGATCGCACTGTGACCGTCTATGATCCTCGAAG GTGGTCAGCCATCTCAAGATGGCTAAACTGCTCTAAGTATGAG GTCTTCTGTGGACGATGGCGAGAAAGCAAGAAAATATTTTCATACCGAGGAGATTCTAATTGGCTTGGATTTAGCAAG TGTTCAGACAGAGATGTCTTAGGGGGTTGGTGCGACTCAGGTAGTATATTTGTGGCTGATATCCATGGAGTAAATTGA
- the LOC138889807 gene encoding uncharacterized protein gives MYDRAKTKVRTVGGDSEHLHQRSALSPFLFALVMYALTHHIQGDVPWCMSFADNIVLIDEKRVGVNKRLEVWRQTLESKGFKLSRCKTEYQECKFSAESRKVGRDMKLGSQVIPKRDNFKYLGSMI, from the coding sequence ATGTATGATAGAGCTAAGACTAAGGTTAGGACCGTGGGAGGCGACTCAGAGCATTTACACCAACGCTCTGCGcttagcccgttcttatttgccttggtgATGTATGCattgacacaccatattcaaggggatgtGCCATGGTGTATGTCATTTGCTGATaacatagttctaattgatgagaAGAGGGTCGGTGTTAACAAGAGATTGGAAGTTTGGAGACAGACcctcgagtctaagggtttcaaattaAGCAGGTGTAAGACAGAGTACCAGGAGTGCAAGTTTAGCGCTGAGTCGAGGAAAGTAGGCAGAGACATGAAGCTTGGatcacaggtcatccccaagagagataacttcaagtaccttgggtcgatgATTTAG
- the LOC104212768 gene encoding uncharacterized protein isoform X1: MVELKAKWLKKAVIPSTVIEHPSPGNLQSTRLALHVNDDNNSSCWVYVASGCHIYRLLIPMKSSLINLGKGDLLIPEQCEVLEASVVNRCPHRSEIQSIVLAETESTGCLTLGSVDSYGHLIVSRLDASSKDVNRLTYSVSPRDCGVGEGSWAGLCFNPTQWSMAAVAHSFSKTVDVYDQDIHLRTLRTLSYPSSLMFIQSFSGGGESSVLAIAEGCQLSIWDLRMNEKGGCVRRICGSVGDILYAVCNSSKGTIATGGADRTVTVYDPRRWSAISRWLNCSKYEITGLAFSSIDPEYVYVQGVDYEVFCGRWRESKKIFSYRGDSNWLGFSKCSDRDVLGGWCDSGSIFVADIHGVN; this comes from the exons ATGGTGGAGTTGAAAGCAAAGTGGTTGAAGAAAGCAGTGATTCCTTCCACTGTTATAGAGCATCCTTCCCCGGGCAATCTCCAGTCTACTCGTCTTGCCCTTCAT GTGAATGATGATAACAATTCTTCTTGTTGGGTCTATGTAGCTTCTGGTTGCCATATTTACAGACTTCTT ATTCCGATGAAAAGTTCACTGATCAACCTAGGAAAGGGGGACCTCCTAATTCCTGAACAATGTGAG GTTCTAGAGGCCTCAGTGGTCAATCGCTGCCCCCATCGGTCAGAAATCCAAAGCATAGTGCTAGCTGAAACTGAAA GCACTGGTTGCTTAACACTGGGAAGCGTGGATTCTTATGGTCACCTTATTGTCTCAAGATTAGATGCCAGTAGTAAAG ATGTCAACAGGCTTACGTATTCTGTCTCTCCTCGAGATTGTGGTGTTGGAGAAGGTAGCTGGGCAGGCCTTTGCTTCAACCCTACTCAATGGTCCATG GCAGCTGTGGCTCACAGTTTCTCCAAAACCGTAGATGTTTATGACCAAGATATTCATCTCCGCACTTTACGTAC ATTGTCGTATCCATCATCACTTATGTTCATCCAAAGTTTTTCTGGAGGGGGTGAAAGCTCTGTATTAGCAATTGCAGAAGGTTGCCAG CtgtcaatatgggacttgagaaTGAATGAAAAAGGTGGTTGCGTGCGTCGAATCTGTGGATCAGTAGGAGATATCTTGTATGCAGTCTGTAATTCTTCAAAAGGTACTATTGCAACTGGTGGAGCTGATCGCACTGTGACCGTCTATGATCCTCGAAG GTGGTCAGCCATCTCAAGATGGCTAAACTGCTCTAAGTATGAG ATAACTGGACTTGCTTTCTCTTCCATTGATCCTGAATACGTCTATGTGCAAGGAGTTGACTACGAG GTCTTCTGTGGACGATGGCGAGAAAGCAAGAAAATATTTTCATACCGAGGAGATTCTAATTGGCTTGGATTTAGCAAG TGTTCAGACAGAGATGTCTTAGGGGGTTGGTGCGACTCAGGTAGTATATTTGTGGCTGATATCCATGGAGTAAATTGA